A genome region from bacterium includes the following:
- a CDS encoding oxidative damage protection protein — translation MAEIRCVRCGQTNPQLERPPLRTELGERIHREICQRCWDQWLRYQTALINHYGLDVRERPAREFLTANMEAFLFRSGQPEQIDTSQQGNVRW, via the coding sequence ATGGCAGAGATCCGCTGCGTCAGGTGCGGGCAGACCAACCCGCAACTCGAGCGGCCGCCTCTGCGAACGGAGCTGGGCGAGCGGATCCACCGCGAGATCTGTCAGCGCTGCTGGGACCAGTGGCTCCGCTACCAGACGGCGCTGATCAACCACTACGGGCTGGACGTGCGGGAGCGCCCGGCGCGCGAATTCCTCACCGCCAACATGGAGGCGTTCCTCTTCCGTTCGGGCCAGCCCGAACAGATCGACACGTCGCAGCAGGGGAACGTGCGCTGGTAG
- a CDS encoding ABC transporter permease — protein sequence MWRILFEEFYGDLKTQKVRAFLTMFGIAWGTIAIVLLLSFGAGLRNAVVDGLVNAYDRMFIIYAGETTLPYEGLPRGRRIALTEADGELLRGIPGVELVSPSYGRSGTRLRFGDVVTTTYMEGVHPSFELMRRMFPVAGGRFLNVRDVEERRRVVFLGDSIAKRLFGDVSPVGQTVLIDDLPFIVVGVMQRKLQTTMNNGPDAERAVIPASTFRAIYGPRYVNHLLVRPSSAYDPGVVKAEIYRTLGRRHRFDPADERALSFWDVIEEEKLARRIMLGIQIFFGVVGGFTLVVAGVGIANVMYVAVRERTREIGVKRALGARRVHIVAQFVFEALLLSLSGGLAGLAVAALVVFAVDSLPTSNGAMEFLANPELSWPVALTTVAALTAIGLCAGVFPARRAAAVDPVESLRYE from the coding sequence ATGTGGAGGATCCTGTTCGAAGAATTCTACGGCGACCTGAAGACGCAAAAGGTGCGTGCCTTCCTCACGATGTTCGGCATCGCGTGGGGCACCATCGCGATCGTGCTGCTGCTCTCCTTCGGCGCGGGGCTGAGGAACGCGGTCGTCGACGGACTGGTCAACGCCTACGACCGCATGTTCATCATCTACGCCGGCGAGACCACTCTGCCGTACGAAGGGCTGCCGCGCGGCCGCCGCATCGCCCTCACCGAAGCGGATGGCGAGCTGCTGCGCGGCATCCCCGGGGTGGAGCTGGTGAGCCCGTCGTATGGCCGGAGCGGCACGAGACTGCGCTTCGGCGATGTGGTGACGACGACGTACATGGAGGGGGTGCACCCGTCCTTCGAGCTGATGCGGCGGATGTTCCCCGTGGCGGGCGGGCGGTTCCTGAACGTCCGCGACGTCGAGGAGCGCAGGCGCGTAGTGTTCCTGGGCGATTCGATCGCGAAGCGCTTGTTCGGCGATGTCTCGCCCGTGGGGCAGACGGTGCTGATCGACGACCTGCCGTTCATCGTCGTCGGCGTCATGCAACGCAAGCTCCAGACGACCATGAACAACGGCCCGGATGCGGAGCGCGCGGTCATCCCGGCGTCCACGTTCCGGGCGATCTACGGCCCGCGCTACGTGAACCATCTGCTGGTCCGGCCGAGCAGCGCGTACGATCCGGGGGTGGTGAAGGCGGAGATCTACCGGACGCTGGGCCGGCGTCACCGGTTCGACCCTGCAGACGAGCGCGCGCTGAGCTTCTGGGACGTGATCGAGGAGGAGAAGCTGGCGCGCCGCATCATGCTGGGCATCCAGATCTTCTTCGGCGTGGTGGGCGGCTTCACGCTGGTGGTGGCGGGCGTCGGCATCGCCAACGTCATGTACGTGGCGGTGCGGGAGCGCACGAGGGAGATCGGGGTCAAGCGGGCGCTGGGCGCGCGGCGGGTGCACATCGTTGCCCAGTTCGTGTTCGAGGCGCTCCTGCTCTCCCTCTCGGGCGGGCTGGCCGGCCTCGCCGTGGCCGCGCTGGTCGTGTTCGCCGTGGACAGCCTCCCCACGTCGAACGGGGCGATGGAGTTCCTCGCGAACCCGGAGCTCTCCTGGCCGGTGGCGCTCACGACCGTGGCCGCGCTCACGGCCATCGGCCTGTGCGCGGGCGTGTTCCCGGCGAGGAGGGCCGCGGCGGTGGATCCGGTGGAGTCGCTGCGCTACGAATGA
- a CDS encoding penicillin-binding protein 1A, with protein sequence MRRTGGVILGVVAVALAVGAVALFTLYMTCGLRGCPDVRLLRGYVPDEASVVLDRDGEELVKLYRVQRVVVPLDSLPGYVPQAFVAIEDRRFYEHDGVDWTRALGAAWANLRAGGIAEGFSTITMQLARNLFPDRLPARERTLGRKLGEIRVARAIEQTYDKEEILELYINQIYFGSGAWGIEAASRVYFGKPASELTLAEAALLAGIVRAPSRLNPRVNRTLAVARRQSVLRRMAAEGFITGAEAAEAMAAPLRLARDSGGEDRTAGYFVELARQIVERRFGEAVYTGGLRIYTTLDRRAQEVAEAELRRQLAAIEAGAYGPYRHPRYRPRRAPADTAESATPYLQGAVVVMDVETGDVLALVGGRDFRDSQFDRAVQSRRQPGSAFKPFVYAAAVAEGYTTTHVLDDSPLRVVQAGGRTWAPRNFGGSYAGPISMREALVQSRNVATVRLAQEVGIRDVIALARRLGVDGDLPEYPSIAIGAGGVSLLDMTAAYAAFAALGRRVEPRFILRVEDRAGRVLWRPEVRRRRVLDPGVAFLVLDMMRDVVDRGTGTAVRAVGYTGPAAGKTGTTNDATDVWFIGVTPSLAAGVWIGLDRPQPIVAGATGGRLAAPVWGRVMRRLPAAAGPDWRPPPGVETRLIDASGAIIQPGCWASGPVRAEYFLAGTAPAGRCGRILVPSMPDSALEDSLLGEEYVPWWRAPGDSQPQRPWPAGTDEARHDAGDGVEGARADTATGGRGRGHEAGDVGRQPAQEEREERDDEPRGERRPRLLGRPGPPLRLPERDRR encoded by the coding sequence GTGCGGCGCACGGGCGGGGTGATCCTCGGGGTGGTGGCGGTGGCGCTCGCGGTGGGCGCGGTGGCGTTGTTCACCCTCTACATGACCTGCGGATTGCGCGGCTGCCCGGACGTGCGTCTGCTCCGCGGCTACGTGCCGGACGAGGCGTCGGTGGTGCTGGACCGGGACGGCGAGGAGCTCGTGAAGCTGTACCGGGTGCAACGCGTCGTCGTGCCTCTGGACTCGCTGCCCGGGTACGTGCCTCAGGCGTTCGTCGCCATCGAGGACCGTCGCTTCTACGAGCACGACGGCGTGGACTGGACGCGCGCCCTCGGGGCGGCGTGGGCGAACCTGCGCGCGGGCGGCATCGCCGAAGGGTTCAGCACCATCACGATGCAGCTCGCGCGGAACCTGTTCCCGGACCGGTTGCCGGCGCGTGAGCGGACGCTGGGGCGCAAGCTGGGTGAGATCCGGGTCGCGCGGGCCATTGAGCAGACGTACGACAAGGAGGAGATCCTCGAGCTGTACATCAACCAGATCTACTTCGGCAGCGGCGCGTGGGGCATCGAGGCGGCGTCGCGGGTCTACTTCGGCAAGCCGGCCTCGGAGCTGACGCTGGCGGAGGCGGCGCTGCTCGCGGGGATCGTCCGTGCGCCGTCGCGGCTGAATCCGCGGGTGAACCGGACGCTGGCCGTGGCGCGGCGTCAGTCGGTGCTCCGGCGCATGGCGGCCGAGGGGTTCATCACGGGAGCGGAGGCGGCAGAGGCGATGGCGGCGCCGTTGCGGCTGGCGCGGGACAGCGGCGGGGAGGACCGGACGGCCGGCTACTTCGTGGAGCTGGCGCGGCAGATCGTGGAGCGCCGGTTCGGCGAGGCCGTGTACACGGGCGGGTTGCGGATCTACACGACGTTGGACCGCCGGGCGCAGGAGGTGGCGGAGGCGGAGCTCCGGCGTCAGCTCGCCGCCATCGAGGCCGGCGCGTACGGGCCGTACCGGCACCCGCGCTACCGTCCGCGCCGCGCGCCGGCGGACACCGCGGAGTCGGCCACGCCGTACCTCCAGGGCGCCGTGGTGGTCATGGACGTGGAGACGGGCGACGTGCTGGCGCTGGTGGGCGGCCGCGACTTCCGGGACTCGCAGTTCGACCGCGCGGTGCAGTCGCGGCGGCAGCCGGGCAGCGCGTTCAAGCCGTTCGTGTACGCGGCGGCGGTGGCGGAGGGCTACACGACGACGCACGTGCTGGACGACTCGCCGTTGCGGGTCGTGCAGGCCGGGGGGCGTACCTGGGCGCCGCGCAACTTCGGCGGCAGTTACGCGGGGCCGATCTCCATGCGGGAGGCGCTGGTGCAGTCGCGGAACGTGGCGACGGTGCGGCTGGCGCAGGAGGTCGGGATCCGGGACGTCATCGCCTTGGCGCGGCGGCTCGGCGTGGACGGCGACCTACCGGAGTACCCGTCCATCGCCATCGGCGCGGGCGGCGTCTCGCTGCTGGACATGACGGCGGCGTACGCGGCGTTCGCCGCGCTCGGCCGGCGCGTCGAGCCGCGCTTCATCCTCCGGGTCGAGGACCGTGCGGGGCGAGTGCTCTGGCGCCCGGAGGTGCGCCGCCGGCGCGTGCTCGACCCCGGCGTCGCCTTCCTGGTGCTGGACATGATGCGGGATGTCGTGGACCGCGGCACGGGGACGGCGGTGCGCGCCGTCGGCTACACCGGCCCTGCGGCGGGGAAGACGGGGACGACGAACGACGCGACGGACGTGTGGTTCATCGGCGTCACGCCGTCGCTCGCGGCCGGGGTGTGGATCGGCTTGGACCGGCCGCAGCCCATCGTGGCCGGCGCGACGGGCGGCCGGCTCGCGGCGCCGGTGTGGGGCCGGGTCATGCGGCGGCTCCCGGCCGCGGCCGGGCCGGACTGGAGGCCGCCGCCCGGGGTCGAGACCCGTCTCATCGATGCGTCGGGCGCGATCATCCAACCCGGCTGCTGGGCGAGCGGGCCCGTGCGTGCCGAGTACTTCCTGGCCGGCACGGCGCCGGCCGGCCGCTGCGGCCGCATCCTCGTCCCCAGCATGCCCGACTCGGCGCTGGAGGACTCGCTGTTGGGCGAGGAGTACGTGCCGTGGTGGCGCGCGCCCGGGGACAGCCAGCCGCAGCGGCCCTGGCCGGCCGGCACGGACGAGGCGCGACACGACGCCGGCGATGGCGTTGAAGGCGCGCGGGCCGACACCGCGACGGGCGGGCGCGGCCGGGGGCACGAGGCCGGGGATGTGGGCCGGCAGCCGGCGCAGGAAGAGCGCGAGGAGCGGGACGACGAGCCGCGGGGCGAGCGGCGGCCCCGGCTCCTCGGCCGGCCCGGGCCGCCGCTCCGGCTGCCGGAGCGGGATCGGCGCTAG
- a CDS encoding phenylacetic acid catabolic — MSRFSEEELKQKVQNGYILESPDEMTEGYRKALIVQLTVQADTELMSAPAYWLAAKDAPSINTQVSAVAIIQDELAHANIAYRLLEDLGLDKEKLIYGREPHEFKHPYGFDQPLENWAELVTANGFYDRAGITLLSDVYRNTSYGPLKRALVKVDLEETFHLRHGEVWMRRLAQAGGEAREQLQRAVDWMFPMTIEWFGLPDHLKRHSDQLEYRLKGMTNDQLRQAWMAATVPLCESIGIKVPAHYDEQRGEYVLDYPFPCEYDPEAKRWLFEEGEISWEQVFKRWKARGPMNERYVEAVRRSHGDLNRLLEAA; from the coding sequence ATGAGCCGCTTCTCCGAAGAGGAACTCAAACAGAAGGTCCAGAACGGCTACATCCTCGAGTCGCCCGACGAGATGACCGAGGGGTACCGCAAGGCGCTGATCGTCCAGCTCACGGTGCAGGCCGACACGGAACTCATGAGCGCGCCCGCCTACTGGCTGGCGGCGAAGGACGCACCCTCCATCAACACACAGGTCTCGGCCGTCGCCATCATCCAGGACGAGCTCGCCCACGCCAACATCGCGTACCGGCTCCTCGAGGACCTGGGACTCGACAAGGAGAAGCTGATCTACGGCCGCGAGCCGCACGAGTTCAAACACCCGTACGGCTTCGACCAGCCGCTCGAGAACTGGGCCGAGCTCGTCACCGCCAACGGCTTCTACGACCGCGCGGGCATCACGCTGCTGAGCGACGTGTACCGCAACACCAGCTACGGCCCGCTCAAGCGCGCGCTGGTGAAGGTAGACCTCGAGGAGACCTTCCACCTGCGGCACGGCGAGGTGTGGATGCGACGGCTGGCGCAGGCCGGGGGCGAGGCGAGGGAGCAGCTCCAGCGCGCCGTGGATTGGATGTTCCCCATGACCATCGAGTGGTTCGGACTGCCCGACCACCTCAAGCGGCACAGCGACCAGCTGGAATACCGGCTGAAGGGAATGACCAACGACCAGCTCCGGCAGGCCTGGATGGCCGCGACCGTGCCGCTGTGCGAGTCCATCGGCATCAAGGTTCCGGCTCACTACGATGAGCAGCGCGGCGAGTACGTGCTCGACTACCCGTTCCCGTGCGAGTACGACCCGGAGGCGAAGCGCTGGCTCTTCGAGGAGGGCGAGATCTCGTGGGAGCAGGTGTTCAAGCGCTGGAAGGCGCGGGGCCCGATGAACGAGCGATACGTGGAGGCGGTGCGGCGGAGCCACGGCGACCTGAACCGGCTGCTGGAGGCGGCGTGA
- a CDS encoding efflux RND transporter periplasmic adaptor subunit, giving the protein MRTRTKVVLGGICIAIVAGAASFLRADDQGGEDAAPVVVVTRGEIVDRALAVGTIEPEIEISVKSKVSGVVRRRFAEMGEFVRAGAPLLEIQPDPTPLELVEARRQLELRGIELEMLERELARQRALSEQGMVSAAVYEEVQRRHAEAVLQEQIARERLALLEKGAVTIADTRIESVVKAPIDGYILEQMAQPGDPVVPLSTYQEGTVLMTMADMSRLIFRGTVDEIDVGRLREGMRAEIRIGALPGARIEGVLSRISLKARKQDNSTVFPVEITLEPTDGVVLRAGYSANAYIVIEKREDVLMIPERVVTFSGDTAWVTVELGGGQTERRVIETGLSDAINIEVVSGLREGERVREKPARQI; this is encoded by the coding sequence ATGAGAACACGCACGAAGGTCGTCCTGGGCGGAATTTGCATCGCCATTGTCGCCGGTGCCGCATCCTTCCTCCGGGCCGACGACCAGGGGGGCGAGGACGCGGCGCCGGTCGTGGTGGTCACGCGGGGCGAGATCGTGGACCGCGCGCTGGCGGTGGGAACGATCGAGCCGGAGATCGAGATCAGCGTGAAGTCCAAGGTTTCCGGCGTCGTGCGGCGGCGCTTCGCAGAGATGGGAGAGTTCGTGCGGGCCGGCGCGCCGCTGCTGGAGATCCAGCCCGACCCGACGCCGCTGGAGCTGGTCGAGGCGCGGCGCCAGCTCGAGCTGCGCGGCATCGAGCTGGAGATGTTGGAGCGGGAGCTCGCGCGGCAGCGGGCGTTGAGCGAGCAGGGCATGGTCTCGGCCGCCGTGTACGAGGAGGTCCAGCGGCGGCACGCCGAAGCCGTGCTCCAGGAGCAGATCGCGCGCGAGCGGTTGGCCCTACTCGAGAAAGGCGCGGTCACCATCGCGGACACCCGCATCGAGTCCGTGGTCAAGGCGCCGATCGACGGATACATCCTCGAGCAGATGGCGCAGCCGGGCGACCCGGTCGTTCCTCTCAGCACGTACCAGGAGGGCACGGTCCTCATGACCATGGCCGACATGAGCCGGCTGATCTTCCGGGGGACGGTGGACGAGATCGATGTGGGGCGGCTGCGTGAGGGCATGCGTGCCGAGATCCGCATCGGCGCGTTGCCCGGCGCCCGGATCGAGGGCGTGCTCTCCAGGATCTCACTCAAGGCGAGGAAGCAGGACAACTCGACGGTGTTCCCCGTGGAGATCACGCTGGAGCCGACGGACGGCGTGGTGTTGCGCGCCGGCTACTCGGCGAACGCGTACATCGTCATCGAGAAGCGGGAGGACGTGCTGATGATTCCCGAACGGGTCGTCACCTTTTCGGGCGACACCGCGTGGGTGACCGTGGAGCTCGGCGGGGGCCAGACCGAGCGGCGGGTCATTGAGACGGGACTGAGCGACGCGATCAACATCGAAGTGGTTTCCGGCCTGCGTGAAGGGGAGCGGGTCCGGGAGAAGCCGGCGCGGCAGATCTGA
- a CDS encoding phenylacetic acid degradation PaaB family protein yields the protein MVYEVFARKSRGEPLRHIGNVNAPDDQLARVYAYTTYDEEKWFDMWVVPRDRMIQVFNRGDAEPSAPAQKRAERGEAAATQGA from the coding sequence ATGGTCTACGAGGTTTTCGCGCGCAAGAGCCGGGGCGAGCCGCTCCGCCACATCGGCAACGTGAACGCGCCGGACGACCAGCTCGCCCGGGTGTACGCGTACACCACGTACGACGAGGAGAAGTGGTTCGACATGTGGGTGGTCCCCCGGGACCGCATGATCCAGGTGTTCAACCGCGGCGATGCGGAGCCGTCGGCTCCCGCGCAGAAGCGCGCGGAGCGGGGCGAGGCCGCCGCCACACAGGGGGCGTGA
- a CDS encoding ABC transporter permease: MRTLILLHQFLDDVRAQKLRTTLTVLGITWGTVAVVVLLAFGTGLAEQMRRNARGMGDGIVLVFGGRTTRPYAGYGEGRVIRMREEDAALIARQVAGIEALSPEYGSHGRPVRRGTAIVNPYITGVLPVYGELRNIIPEPGGRFLNDLDEQRRRRVVVLGDGVKRLLFGDAEAVGEQVFIGAVPFTVVGVMQPKTQTSSYNSRDTDRVFIPASTFRALFGTPYLSNLVYRPADPAEGPAIEQEIYELLGRRYRFDPADRDALSFWDTNELMRLFRYLFLGFNVFLGIVGSFTLTVGGIGVANIMYIVVRERTREIGVKRSLGARRRDILFQFITEAFLIVAVGAALGLLLSAALIRVVRLLPIQEVVGTPQISTTVLATALALLALVALVAGLLPARKAAALDPVECLRYGV; encoded by the coding sequence GTGCGCACGTTGATCCTGCTCCACCAGTTCCTGGACGACGTCCGCGCGCAGAAGCTGCGCACCACGCTGACCGTGCTGGGCATCACGTGGGGCACGGTGGCGGTGGTGGTGCTGCTGGCGTTCGGAACGGGGTTGGCCGAGCAGATGCGGCGCAACGCCCGCGGGATGGGCGATGGCATCGTGCTGGTGTTCGGCGGACGGACGACGCGGCCGTACGCCGGGTACGGCGAGGGGCGGGTGATCCGGATGCGGGAGGAGGACGCGGCGCTGATCGCGCGCCAGGTGGCGGGGATCGAGGCGCTCAGCCCGGAGTACGGCAGCCACGGCCGGCCGGTGCGCCGGGGCACGGCGATCGTGAACCCGTACATCACGGGCGTGCTGCCGGTCTACGGCGAGCTCCGCAACATCATCCCGGAGCCGGGCGGGCGGTTCCTGAACGACCTGGACGAGCAGCGGCGGCGGCGGGTGGTGGTGCTCGGCGACGGTGTGAAACGGCTCCTGTTCGGCGATGCGGAGGCCGTCGGCGAACAGGTCTTCATCGGCGCGGTGCCGTTCACGGTCGTCGGCGTCATGCAGCCCAAGACCCAGACCTCGTCCTACAACTCCCGCGACACCGACCGGGTGTTCATCCCGGCCAGCACGTTCCGCGCACTGTTCGGCACGCCCTACCTCTCCAACCTGGTCTATCGGCCGGCCGACCCGGCGGAGGGGCCGGCGATCGAGCAGGAGATCTACGAGCTCCTCGGGCGGCGCTACCGTTTCGACCCGGCGGACCGGGATGCGCTGAGTTTCTGGGACACCAACGAGCTGATGCGGCTGTTCCGCTACCTGTTCCTCGGGTTCAACGTCTTCCTCGGCATCGTGGGTAGCTTCACGCTGACGGTGGGTGGCATCGGCGTCGCGAACATCATGTACATCGTGGTGAGGGAGCGGACTCGGGAGATCGGCGTGAAGCGTTCGTTGGGTGCGCGGCGCCGTGACATCCTCTTCCAGTTCATCACGGAGGCCTTCCTGATCGTGGCCGTGGGTGCGGCGCTGGGGCTCCTGCTCTCGGCGGCGCTGATCCGCGTGGTGCGCCTGTTGCCGATCCAGGAGGTGGTCGGCACGCCGCAGATCTCGACCACCGTCTTGGCGACGGCGCTGGCGTTGTTGGCGCTGGTCGCGCTCGTGGCCGGCCTGCTGCCCGCCCGCAAGGCCGCGGCGCTGGACCCCGTGGAGTGCCTACGGTACGGCGTCTGA
- a CDS encoding NAD-dependent epimerase, producing the protein MSEHLPDGRAGAEPIAFLTGATGFIGSRVARLLRERGYRLRCLVRASSDTKDLERAGAELVCGELHDAAVLARGLDGAALAIHMAGAYEMGLVDVAALERTNIEGTRAFIAAVERAGTPRAVYVSTTAALGPVPEGEGDETTEHPGDRYRSTYERTKTEAHRLAVAAQRRGVPLIIVCPAVVYGPGDRSPHALFMMDLIRGRVPGLPTRPAWWSYVHVDDVAEGIVAAAERGRPGETYVLSGEHMRMDEFARRVARLAGRRPPPFRFPGPVLRISATLMDVIARVTGLRTSINRENVEMVNGWRWLHSHAKATRELGWVPRPLAEGLPETVAWLRAQLGR; encoded by the coding sequence ATGAGCGAGCACCTCCCGGACGGACGGGCGGGGGCCGAGCCCATCGCGTTCCTCACGGGCGCGACGGGGTTCATCGGCAGCCGGGTCGCGCGGCTCCTGCGTGAGCGGGGGTACCGGCTGCGGTGCCTCGTGCGCGCCTCGTCCGACACGAAGGACCTCGAGCGTGCGGGCGCGGAGCTCGTGTGCGGTGAGCTGCACGACGCTGCCGTGCTCGCACGCGGCCTGGACGGGGCGGCGCTGGCGATCCACATGGCCGGCGCCTACGAGATGGGCCTCGTGGACGTGGCGGCGCTCGAGCGCACGAACATCGAGGGCACCCGCGCCTTCATTGCCGCGGTCGAGCGGGCGGGCACGCCGCGCGCGGTCTACGTCTCGACGACCGCAGCGCTCGGGCCCGTGCCGGAGGGCGAGGGCGATGAGACGACGGAGCATCCGGGCGATCGCTACCGTTCCACGTACGAGCGGACGAAGACGGAGGCGCATCGTCTCGCCGTCGCTGCGCAGCGTCGCGGCGTGCCGCTCATCATCGTGTGTCCCGCGGTGGTGTACGGGCCGGGCGACCGCAGCCCGCACGCCCTCTTCATGATGGACCTGATCCGCGGGCGGGTGCCCGGTCTGCCGACGCGGCCGGCGTGGTGGTCGTACGTGCACGTGGATGATGTGGCGGAGGGGATCGTGGCCGCGGCGGAGCGGGGACGGCCGGGCGAGACGTACGTGCTCTCGGGCGAGCACATGCGGATGGATGAATTCGCGCGGCGCGTGGCGCGGCTCGCCGGCCGACGTCCGCCGCCGTTCCGCTTCCCCGGGCCCGTGCTGCGGATCAGCGCCACCCTGATGGACGTGATCGCGCGCGTGACCGGGCTCCGGACTTCGATCAACCGGGAGAACGTCGAGATGGTGAACGGGTGGCGTTGGCTCCACTCCCACGCCAAGGCGACCCGGGAGCTGGGCTGGGTCCCGCGGCCGCTGGCCGAAGGGTTGCCGGAAACGGTCGCGTGGCTACGGGCGCAGCTCGGCCGCTGA
- a CDS encoding phenylacetic acid catabolic: MRSRRLPRRSARSGARPPPHRGRDVSTVDMETPLPEAVRTGVRDLVLVLADSKRLLGMRYAEWMLGAPELEASIACSSMAQDEWGHARLLYALLRDFGEDVSHIEHGREAHEYYNIELLDRAAGSWPDLVALNALVDTALTIQLEALRESAYAPVRQRVGKLLEEERFHGAHAAAWVSRFARSSARARDAMAGALQRILPDVLRWFGPDSPSVSLVPAGIVDAEGSALRVRLAERVAPLFEAVGLTAAVTEPDFTGFDEARRRTSRSGPDPDTLARIRGDKNRVFLMD; the protein is encoded by the coding sequence ATGCGGAGCCGTCGGCTCCCGCGCAGAAGCGCGCGGAGCGGGGCGAGGCCGCCGCCACACAGGGGGCGTGACGTGAGCACGGTGGACATGGAGACCCCACTGCCGGAGGCGGTCCGCACGGGCGTGCGCGACCTGGTGCTCGTGCTCGCGGACAGCAAGCGGCTGCTCGGCATGCGTTACGCGGAGTGGATGTTGGGCGCGCCGGAGCTCGAGGCCTCCATCGCGTGCTCGTCCATGGCGCAGGACGAGTGGGGCCATGCGCGGCTGCTCTATGCGCTGCTGCGCGACTTCGGCGAAGACGTCTCCCACATCGAGCACGGCCGTGAAGCCCACGAGTACTACAACATCGAGCTGCTGGACCGCGCCGCCGGGAGCTGGCCGGACCTCGTCGCCCTCAATGCCCTCGTGGACACCGCCCTCACCATCCAGCTCGAGGCGCTCCGGGAATCCGCGTACGCACCCGTCCGGCAACGGGTGGGCAAGCTCCTCGAGGAGGAGCGCTTCCACGGTGCGCACGCGGCAGCGTGGGTCAGCCGCTTCGCGCGCTCCAGCGCCCGCGCACGCGATGCGATGGCCGGCGCGCTGCAGCGGATCCTGCCCGACGTGCTCCGCTGGTTCGGCCCGGACTCGCCGAGCGTGTCGCTCGTGCCCGCGGGCATCGTGGACGCCGAGGGCAGCGCGCTGCGCGTCCGGCTCGCCGAGCGGGTGGCGCCGCTGTTCGAGGCGGTCGGCCTCACGGCCGCGGTCACGGAGCCGGACTTCACCGGCTTCGACGAAGCTCGCCGCCGCACCTCCCGGAGCGGCCCCGATCCGGACACCCTCGCCCGCATCCGCGGCGACAAGAACCGCGTGTTCTTGATGGACTGA
- a CDS encoding benzoyl-CoA oxygenase, whose amino-acid sequence MAPAPGPSAAAPETASLWSALRDVRDPEFPISVVDLGLVYDIRRAGARVEVDLTFTATACPCMDFIRDDVRDRLLKEPGVEEVEIRVVWDPPWTVDRMTEEGRAALRRLGVAA is encoded by the coding sequence GTGGCCCCCGCGCCGGGGCCCAGCGCGGCGGCGCCCGAAACCGCCTCCCTCTGGTCGGCGCTCCGCGACGTCCGGGACCCCGAGTTCCCCATCAGCGTCGTGGACCTCGGCCTCGTCTACGACATCCGCCGCGCAGGCGCACGCGTCGAAGTGGATCTCACGTTCACCGCGACGGCCTGCCCCTGCATGGACTTCATTCGCGATGACGTGCGAGACCGGTTGCTGAAGGAGCCGGGCGTCGAGGAGGTCGAAATCCGCGTGGTGTGGGATCCGCCGTGGACGGTCGACCGCATGACCGAGGAGGGCCGCGCCGCGCTGCGCCGCCTCGGCGTCGCCGCCTGA